From one Luteolibacter sp. SL250 genomic stretch:
- the gdhA gene encoding NADP-specific glutamate dehydrogenase translates to MSTDTHTSPCESLDSFLAYIRRRDPLQPEFHQAVEEVLQSLWAFVKANPKYLRHGLLQRIVEPERVILFRIPWVDDQGTTHVNRGYRVQMNSAIGPYKGGLRFHPSVNLSILKFLAFEQVFKNSLTTLPMGGGKGGSDFDPKGRTDGEVMRFCQSFMNELFRHVGADVDVPAGDIGVGAREIGYMFGQYKRLTNEFTSVLTGKGLSYGGSLIRPEATGYGCVYFAQEMLHLRKDGFEGKKVAISGSGNVAQFASEKCIELGASVISLSDSAGTVHIPDGLSSEQLAWCMELKNERRGRISEFADHFKLPYLEGKRPWEIPCDIALPCATQNEIDGDDAALLIRNGCQCVAEGANMPSDLEAVKVFLDARIAYGPGKAANAGGVSTSGLEMSQNAIRMPWNRADVDNRLHAIMQNIHHSCVEYGTGKDGFVNYVDGANIAGFVKVADAMLAQGVV, encoded by the coding sequence ATGTCAACTGATACCCATACCAGTCCCTGCGAATCCCTGGATTCATTCCTCGCCTACATCCGCCGGAGAGACCCGCTGCAGCCAGAATTCCACCAGGCGGTGGAAGAGGTCCTGCAGAGCCTCTGGGCGTTTGTGAAAGCCAATCCGAAATACCTGCGGCATGGTCTGCTCCAGCGCATTGTCGAACCGGAACGGGTGATCCTGTTCCGGATTCCATGGGTGGACGATCAGGGAACGACGCACGTGAACCGCGGCTACCGGGTCCAGATGAACAGCGCGATCGGGCCCTACAAGGGCGGCCTGCGCTTCCACCCGTCCGTGAACCTGAGCATCCTCAAGTTCCTCGCCTTCGAGCAGGTTTTCAAAAACTCCCTGACCACGCTGCCGATGGGTGGCGGCAAGGGTGGATCCGACTTTGATCCGAAAGGACGCACCGATGGCGAAGTGATGCGGTTCTGCCAGTCCTTCATGAACGAACTGTTCCGCCATGTGGGCGCTGACGTGGACGTTCCCGCCGGTGACATCGGCGTGGGGGCACGGGAAATCGGCTACATGTTCGGCCAATACAAGCGCCTCACCAATGAGTTCACCTCCGTGCTGACGGGGAAGGGCCTGTCCTACGGTGGCAGTCTCATCCGGCCAGAGGCGACCGGCTATGGTTGCGTCTATTTCGCCCAGGAGATGCTCCACCTCCGCAAGGACGGTTTCGAGGGCAAGAAGGTGGCCATCTCCGGTTCTGGCAACGTCGCCCAGTTCGCGTCCGAAAAATGCATCGAACTCGGTGCGTCGGTCATTTCCCTCTCAGACTCCGCCGGAACCGTACACATCCCGGATGGCTTGTCCTCCGAGCAACTGGCGTGGTGCATGGAGCTGAAGAACGAGCGGCGGGGCCGCATCTCCGAGTTCGCGGACCACTTCAAGCTACCCTACCTCGAGGGCAAGCGCCCGTGGGAGATCCCCTGTGACATCGCACTGCCCTGTGCGACTCAGAACGAGATCGACGGCGATGACGCCGCCCTCCTGATCCGCAACGGCTGCCAGTGCGTGGCGGAGGGCGCGAACATGCCATCCGACCTGGAAGCGGTGAAGGTCTTCCTCGACGCCAGGATTGCCTACGGCCCCGGAAAGGCGGCCAATGCCGGTGGCGTTTCCACCAGTGGTCTCGAAATGTCACAGAATGCGATCCGCATGCCATGGAACCGGGCGGATGTGGACAACCGCCTGCACGCCATCATGCAGAACATCCACCACTCCTGCGTGGAATATGGGACCGGAAAGGATGGATTCGTGAACTACGTGGACGGCGCCAACATCGCCGGATTCGTGAAAGTGGCGGACGCGATGCTCGCCCAAGGGGTTGTGTGA
- the rpsD gene encoding 30S ribosomal protein S4, whose translation MARYTGPRAKISRRFGVSLFGPSKAVERRNFPPGQHGVRAGRKKKSEYSVALGEKQKLRFQYGVLEKQFRGYYEEATRRRGVTGVILLQLLELRLDNVIYRAGFANTRQAARQLVNHGHVLVNGRSVDIPSYQVKPGDVVKVAAKPSSQQLATRMVDLTQASPIADWLTVDKDKLEAVIARVPERSDIDPLVNEQLIVELYSR comes from the coding sequence ATGGCACGTTACACAGGTCCACGCGCGAAGATCAGCCGCCGTTTCGGCGTCTCCCTCTTCGGCCCGTCCAAAGCAGTCGAGCGCCGCAATTTCCCACCGGGTCAACACGGCGTCCGCGCCGGCCGGAAGAAGAAGAGCGAATACTCCGTCGCCCTTGGCGAGAAGCAGAAGCTCCGTTTCCAATACGGTGTCCTCGAGAAGCAATTCCGTGGTTACTATGAGGAAGCAACCCGCCGCCGCGGCGTCACGGGTGTCATCCTCCTGCAACTCCTGGAGCTCCGCCTCGACAACGTCATCTACCGCGCGGGATTCGCGAACACCCGCCAGGCAGCCCGCCAGCTCGTCAACCACGGCCACGTCCTCGTGAACGGCCGCAGCGTTGACATTCCGAGCTATCAGGTGAAGCCGGGCGACGTGGTGAAGGTGGCTGCAAAGCCATCCTCCCAGCAGCTCGCAACCCGCATGGTTGACCTGACCCAGGCATCCCCGATCGCCGACTGGCTCACGGTCGACAAGGACAAGCTCGAAGCCGTGATCGCCCGCGTCCCGGAGCGTTCCGACATCGATCCGCTCGTCAACGAGCAGCTCATCGTCGAGCTTTACTCCCGCTGA
- the gcvT gene encoding glycine cleavage system aminomethyltransferase GcvT — protein MNEEDLKRTPLEANHEALGARMVPFGGWYMPVQYTSILSEHAAVREKAGIFDISHMGQFIVGGPGAATWLQKMLTNNIGALEIGQGQYTLMLNERGGVIDDLIVYRTGENDFFLVVNASMIDEDYEWFIRFQPEDAAIRNESGFWAGLAIQGPLSQEIYAKVLPGEPLPARNGIHRTEGNLVICRTGYTGEDGFEFFCPAAEAGEWWDKFIAAGVVPCGLGSRDTLRLEMGYPLNGNDLSPTRTPIEAGLGFFVDLTKDFTGRDILAAQKEAGPAHKLVGIRYLEKGAPPRAHYPVTTENGTVIGELASGALSPSLMTGIGMAYLPVEHSKPGTLLNIDIRGRLTPAKVVKKPFYKPVKSSS, from the coding sequence GTGAACGAGGAAGACCTGAAACGCACGCCGCTGGAAGCCAACCATGAAGCCCTCGGCGCCCGCATGGTCCCATTCGGCGGGTGGTACATGCCCGTGCAATACACTTCCATCCTCAGCGAGCACGCCGCCGTGCGGGAAAAGGCCGGTATTTTCGACATTTCCCACATGGGCCAGTTCATCGTCGGCGGCCCGGGTGCCGCCACCTGGCTCCAGAAAATGCTGACGAACAACATCGGCGCGCTGGAGATCGGCCAGGGGCAATACACCCTCATGCTGAACGAGCGTGGCGGCGTGATCGACGACCTCATCGTCTACCGCACTGGGGAGAACGACTTTTTCCTGGTGGTGAACGCCTCGATGATCGACGAGGACTACGAATGGTTCATCCGCTTCCAACCGGAAGATGCCGCCATCCGCAACGAAAGCGGCTTCTGGGCCGGACTTGCGATCCAAGGCCCCCTCTCCCAAGAGATCTACGCGAAGGTGCTTCCGGGCGAACCGCTGCCCGCCCGCAATGGCATCCACCGCACGGAGGGCAACCTGGTCATCTGCCGGACGGGCTATACCGGCGAGGATGGCTTCGAATTTTTCTGCCCTGCCGCGGAAGCGGGCGAATGGTGGGACAAGTTCATCGCCGCCGGGGTGGTGCCATGCGGCCTCGGCTCGCGGGACACGCTGCGGCTGGAGATGGGCTATCCACTGAACGGCAACGACCTTTCCCCCACCCGCACGCCGATCGAGGCAGGCCTGGGGTTCTTCGTGGATCTGACGAAAGACTTCACCGGCCGGGACATCCTCGCCGCTCAGAAGGAGGCGGGCCCGGCGCACAAGCTGGTCGGCATCCGCTATCTGGAAAAAGGCGCTCCGCCACGCGCCCATTACCCGGTCACGACGGAGAATGGCACCGTCATCGGCGAGCTGGCGAGCGGTGCCCTCTCACCCAGCTTGATGACCGGCATCGGCATGGCTTATCTGCCTGTGGAACACTCCAAGCCCGGCACTCTCCTCAACATCGACATCCGTGGCCGCCTCACCCCCGCGAAGGTGGTGAAGAAACCGTTCTACAAGCCCGTAAAGTCCTCTTCCTGA
- a CDS encoding sialidase family protein, with protein sequence MKRGDRTWTAGIGTWMACTTVSLSQVAPAEIRTSRESDARITARWCFEHEDRPQEDTAPAGDRKDMPGETNEVSFGSGIARIAPGGFLKINPGMDTDLSGSGTLWLRFKLPLAGPEGPVGGVQTFIDHGAFRLFLTPAKAAKNGFGWVIGAEGKGTGEAMEPTPNTVVPAGVWVQVALTVEPGTPLSRRKGRLYHRAELAGKDPNHWVYSGAFHFTGGADQPLHLKNGGNDGPLQVDEIKFIDRSLDIVALGGQWAAMKDFEPIGENPPGVVIDHMPAVTGRFIAGSPSIVIMDDGSYVAKGDDYGPATGNSELVRIHRSTDKGATWKQISEVEGITWASLFLHRGALYMMGTSAGHRLGHAVIMKSTDGGFTWTKPVDQDSGLIFADLSYHTAPVPVTVHNGRIWRTMEDEKGPGGWGTNFRAFMLNAPESADLLKASSWTMSNPIGHDPKRLDGRFKGWLEGNTVIAPGGVPVNFLRVSMEPGGGKAAVIRYSADGKTGSFDAAKDFVDFPGAATKFHILHDPESGLYWALSNAVPEKHDTGAYGQSMTRNTLVIMTSRDLEAWDIRKTLLYHPDISRHGFQYPVFEFEGNDIIFVARTSYDDGAGGAHRQHDANYFTFHRIRDFRKLASE encoded by the coding sequence ATGAAGCGTGGTGATCGAACATGGACGGCGGGCATTGGAACGTGGATGGCCTGCACTACGGTCAGCCTCAGCCAGGTGGCTCCGGCAGAAATCCGGACTTCCCGGGAAAGCGATGCCAGGATCACCGCCAGATGGTGCTTCGAGCATGAAGACAGGCCGCAGGAGGATACCGCGCCCGCAGGTGATCGGAAAGACATGCCCGGGGAAACGAACGAAGTGTCGTTCGGCTCGGGAATCGCCAGAATCGCACCCGGCGGATTCCTGAAAATCAACCCCGGAATGGACACCGATCTTTCCGGGTCTGGCACGCTGTGGCTCAGGTTCAAATTGCCGCTCGCGGGACCGGAAGGTCCGGTCGGTGGCGTACAGACTTTCATCGATCATGGGGCATTCAGGTTGTTCCTCACACCGGCAAAGGCGGCAAAGAACGGTTTCGGATGGGTCATCGGAGCGGAAGGAAAAGGCACCGGAGAAGCCATGGAACCGACACCCAATACCGTGGTCCCTGCCGGTGTTTGGGTTCAGGTGGCGCTGACCGTCGAACCCGGCACGCCGCTATCCCGGAGAAAAGGACGGCTCTATCACCGGGCCGAACTCGCAGGCAAGGATCCGAACCACTGGGTCTATTCCGGGGCGTTTCATTTCACCGGCGGAGCGGATCAGCCCCTCCATCTGAAGAACGGTGGAAACGATGGTCCCCTGCAGGTTGATGAGATCAAGTTCATCGACCGCTCCCTGGACATCGTCGCATTGGGCGGCCAGTGGGCCGCGATGAAAGATTTCGAACCGATCGGAGAGAATCCTCCGGGTGTGGTGATCGATCACATGCCAGCGGTAACCGGGCGTTTCATCGCCGGTTCCCCGTCCATCGTGATCATGGACGACGGAAGCTATGTCGCCAAAGGCGACGACTACGGGCCAGCCACCGGCAACAGCGAGCTGGTGAGGATCCATCGATCCACGGACAAGGGAGCGACATGGAAACAGATCAGTGAGGTGGAAGGGATCACATGGGCCAGCCTGTTCCTGCATCGCGGCGCCCTTTACATGATGGGCACCAGCGCGGGGCACCGCCTGGGGCATGCCGTGATCATGAAGTCCACGGATGGAGGTTTCACCTGGACGAAACCGGTGGACCAGGACAGCGGCCTCATCTTTGCGGATCTGTCCTATCACACCGCCCCCGTCCCGGTGACTGTCCACAACGGACGGATCTGGCGGACGATGGAAGACGAAAAAGGACCCGGCGGGTGGGGAACGAATTTCCGGGCATTCATGCTGAACGCCCCGGAATCCGCCGATCTGCTCAAAGCCTCAAGCTGGACGATGTCCAACCCCATCGGCCACGATCCGAAGCGGCTGGACGGCAGATTCAAAGGATGGCTGGAAGGGAACACCGTCATTGCCCCCGGCGGGGTGCCGGTGAACTTCCTGCGCGTCAGCATGGAGCCCGGCGGAGGAAAAGCCGCGGTGATCCGCTACAGCGCCGATGGAAAAACCGGCAGCTTCGATGCCGCCAAGGACTTCGTGGACTTTCCGGGAGCAGCCACGAAATTCCACATTCTCCATGATCCTGAAAGCGGCCTCTACTGGGCGTTGTCCAACGCGGTGCCGGAGAAGCATGACACGGGAGCCTACGGACAATCAATGACCAGGAATACCCTGGTGATCATGACCTCCAGGGATCTGGAGGCATGGGACATCAGGAAGACCCTCCTGTATCACCCGGACATCTCCCGGCACGGCTTCCAGTATCCCGTCTTCGAGTTCGAAGGGAACGACATCATCTTCGTCGCGCGGACGTCATATGATGATGGAGCCGGCGGAGCGCACCGCCAGCACGATGCGAACTACTTCACCTTCCACAGGATCCGAGACTTCAGGAAACTGGCCTCCGAGTAG
- a CDS encoding 8-oxo-dGTP diphosphatase: MNDPSPIDWAQWTPGIHATLMFIVRDGRILLIEKKRGHGAGKINGPGGKIDPGETPLESVIRETQEELLITPVDPVELGELHFHMSDMPHIICHVYRAEDFTGNPTETDEAVPVWFPFADIPYDRMWEDDRYWLPLLLEGRSFEGKFSFDGDRMLSRQIVEKD, translated from the coding sequence TTGAACGATCCTTCTCCCATCGACTGGGCACAGTGGACGCCCGGCATCCACGCCACCCTGATGTTCATTGTCAGGGATGGGCGGATCCTGTTGATCGAGAAGAAACGCGGCCACGGGGCAGGCAAAATAAACGGTCCGGGCGGTAAGATTGATCCCGGTGAAACGCCGCTCGAGTCCGTGATCCGGGAGACGCAGGAAGAACTGCTCATCACCCCGGTGGATCCGGTGGAGCTGGGTGAGCTGCATTTCCACATGTCGGACATGCCGCACATCATCTGCCACGTCTACCGCGCGGAGGATTTCACCGGCAATCCGACCGAAACGGACGAAGCGGTGCCGGTCTGGTTCCCCTTCGCGGACATCCCCTATGACAGGATGTGGGAGGACGACCGTTACTGGCTGCCGCTCCTGCTGGAGGGCAGATCCTTCGAGGGGAAATTCTCGTTCGATGGCGACCGAATGCTGTCGCGTCAGATCGTCGAGAAGGACTGA
- a CDS encoding GreA/GreB family elongation factor has protein sequence MNPSIILAEHDRSALSALLHHQLPGLIPHPEAYDALSGFIGSSRISRDEPILGMHVGLGDLVILSSPQRSRSIRIVLPREARDGTERISVLSLLGLSLLGRKVGTHVTWKSPAGIQREIVREVLKDSLAPPCPR, from the coding sequence ATGAACCCATCCATTATTCTGGCTGAGCACGACCGCTCCGCCCTCTCCGCACTTCTACATCATCAGCTCCCCGGACTCATCCCTCACCCAGAGGCGTATGACGCGTTGTCGGGATTCATCGGATCCTCACGGATCTCACGGGACGAACCCATCCTGGGGATGCACGTGGGCCTCGGGGATCTGGTCATTCTGAGCTCCCCGCAACGCTCCCGCAGCATCCGCATCGTCCTCCCCCGGGAGGCGCGTGATGGAACGGAACGCATCTCTGTCCTCTCCCTGCTCGGACTCTCACTCCTGGGGCGGAAGGTCGGCACTCATGTCACCTGGAAGTCTCCTGCCGGGATTCAGCGGGAGATCGTGCGGGAGGTGCTCAAGGACTCTCTTGCTCCGCCCTGCCCGCGATGA
- the ftsY gene encoding signal recognition particle-docking protein FtsY: MAGFFKSLLGKITNRAEIDWDDLEADLIASDLGIHLTTFIIDDLKDLGRKISAEDVIEVTRRHLADRLPQDVAPPAPRPDGKPFVILVVGVNGTGKTTSSAKLGHWLTKRGHSVVMAAADTFRAAAVEQLQRWGDRLHIPVIKGNPNADPSSVCFHAHQKAIAEKADFLICDTAGRLHTRHNLMEELTKIRRTIAKQDETAPHLTLLVVDATTGSNAMQQAKEFHKASPLDGLIVTKLDGSGKGGIAITIYDQLDIPPRFLGTGEEPDAFAIFERDKFVKEVL, from the coding sequence ATGGCTGGCTTTTTCAAATCACTCCTCGGCAAGATCACCAATCGCGCCGAGATCGACTGGGATGACCTTGAGGCGGATCTCATCGCTTCCGATCTCGGCATCCACCTGACCACCTTCATCATCGACGACCTGAAGGATCTGGGGCGGAAGATTTCCGCGGAGGATGTGATCGAGGTGACCCGCCGCCACCTGGCGGACCGCCTGCCGCAGGACGTCGCGCCACCGGCGCCGCGCCCGGACGGGAAACCCTTCGTCATTCTCGTCGTCGGAGTGAACGGCACCGGTAAGACCACGTCCTCCGCCAAGCTGGGCCACTGGCTGACGAAACGCGGTCACTCCGTGGTGATGGCCGCCGCGGATACCTTCCGGGCCGCCGCCGTGGAGCAGCTCCAGCGCTGGGGCGACCGGCTGCACATTCCGGTCATCAAGGGCAACCCGAACGCGGATCCCTCATCCGTCTGTTTCCACGCCCACCAGAAAGCCATCGCGGAGAAGGCGGACTTCCTCATCTGCGATACCGCCGGACGGCTCCACACCCGCCACAACCTGATGGAGGAGCTGACGAAGATCCGCCGTACCATCGCCAAACAGGACGAAACCGCGCCGCACCTGACCCTGCTGGTGGTCGATGCGACCACCGGTTCGAACGCCATGCAGCAGGCTAAGGAGTTCCACAAGGCGTCCCCGCTCGACGGCCTGATCGTCACGAAGCTGGACGGCTCCGGCAAGGGCGGCATCGCCATCACGATTTACGACCAGCTCGATATCCCGCCACGCTTCCTCGGCACCGGTGAGGAACCGGACGCATTCGCCATCTTCGAGCGGGACAAATTCGTCAAAGAGGTTCTCTGA
- the gcvP gene encoding aminomethyl-transferring glycine dehydrogenase, whose product MRSDFRSRHLGPIGSDREEMLRDTGFSTLNALIDAAVPGGIRMDDSLNLPAAKSEQEALAWLKSIMGRNKVLKSYIGQGYYNTHVPGVIQRNILENPGWYTAYTPYQAEIAQGRLEALLNFQTMITDLTGLDMANASLLDEGTAVAEAMTLALAHKPKGTAIWVSDRVHPQTLDVVITRAEPLGIKVITGDWQTAALEDGVFAAVVQYPDTRGRIDDFAAFCEKNTKAGIYNIVAADLLALTLLKAPGEFGADICVGSSQRFGVPLGFGGPHAGFMACKDALKRKMPGRLIGVSVDSRGKPGFRLSLQTREQHIRRDKATSNICTAQVLLAVMASMYAVYHGPEGLKHIARSVHSRTATLKATLAAAGVTVEEGSFFDTIVAKVADSKAVASALVEKGINLRVIDSQHLGISFDETTTAEEATTIAAAFGAKSSASSDSSSSWPAVLNRGSAFLTQKAFNSYHSETEMLRYVKRLESKDLALNESMIALGSCTMKLNATSEMMPLSWPEVSSIHPFVPADQSQGYREMLSLLEKWLAEVTGFAAVSLQPNAGSQGEYAGLLAIRNYHLSRGDTHRNICLIPVSAHGTNPASAVMAGMKVVGVKCDEKGNIDVEDLIARTEEHRANLSCLMVTYPSTHGVFEETIRTICDVIHDAGGQVYMDGANMNAQVGLTSPGLIGADVCHLNLHKTFCIPHGGGGPGVGPIGVAEQLVPFLPGHAELDNKSGAVCSAPWGSASINTISWMYIAMMGPNGLREATEVAILNANYVARKLAPFYPVLYTGNQGLVAHECIIDVRQLSDQSGVTVEDVAKRLMDYGFHAPTMSWPVTGTLMIEPTESEAKTELDRFCDAMISIHGEISAIIRGEADANDNPLKRAPHTADVVCGDDWGRAYPREQAAFPLSYLRQHKFWPSVGRIDNVHGDRNLVCTCDSVEAYADN is encoded by the coding sequence ATGCGCTCCGACTTCCGCTCCCGTCACCTCGGCCCCATCGGTTCCGACCGTGAGGAAATGCTCCGTGATACCGGCTTCTCCACGCTCAACGCGCTCATCGACGCCGCCGTGCCGGGTGGCATCCGCATGGATGATTCCCTCAACCTTCCGGCTGCGAAGTCGGAGCAGGAAGCGCTCGCCTGGCTGAAGTCGATCATGGGCCGCAACAAGGTGCTGAAGTCCTACATCGGCCAAGGCTACTACAACACGCATGTCCCCGGCGTGATCCAGCGGAACATCCTGGAGAACCCGGGCTGGTACACCGCCTACACGCCCTATCAGGCGGAGATCGCCCAGGGACGACTGGAGGCGCTGCTGAACTTCCAGACGATGATCACGGATCTGACCGGTCTGGACATGGCGAACGCCTCCCTGCTGGATGAAGGCACCGCCGTTGCGGAAGCGATGACGCTCGCTCTGGCCCACAAGCCGAAAGGCACCGCGATCTGGGTTTCCGACCGGGTCCACCCGCAGACCCTGGACGTGGTCATCACCCGCGCCGAGCCGCTCGGCATCAAGGTGATCACCGGCGACTGGCAGACCGCCGCGCTGGAGGACGGGGTGTTCGCCGCCGTGGTGCAGTATCCCGACACCCGCGGCCGCATCGATGATTTCGCCGCATTCTGCGAAAAGAACACCAAGGCCGGCATCTACAACATCGTCGCCGCCGATCTGCTGGCCCTCACGCTTCTCAAAGCTCCGGGCGAATTCGGCGCGGACATTTGCGTGGGTTCCTCCCAACGCTTCGGCGTGCCGCTCGGCTTCGGCGGACCGCACGCCGGCTTCATGGCGTGCAAGGACGCCCTCAAGCGCAAGATGCCGGGGCGCCTGATCGGTGTTTCCGTGGATTCCCGCGGCAAGCCGGGCTTCCGCCTTTCCCTCCAGACCCGGGAGCAACACATCCGCCGCGACAAGGCCACCTCCAACATCTGCACTGCCCAGGTGCTGCTGGCGGTCATGGCATCGATGTATGCCGTCTATCACGGTCCGGAGGGGCTGAAGCACATCGCCCGCTCCGTCCATTCCCGCACCGCGACGCTGAAGGCGACCCTGGCCGCAGCGGGTGTCACCGTGGAGGAGGGGTCCTTCTTCGACACCATCGTCGCCAAGGTCGCCGATTCGAAGGCCGTCGCCTCCGCGCTGGTGGAGAAAGGTATCAACCTGCGTGTCATCGACAGCCAGCACCTTGGCATTTCCTTCGATGAAACGACCACCGCCGAAGAGGCGACCACCATCGCCGCGGCGTTCGGCGCGAAGAGTTCCGCCAGCTCCGACAGCAGTTCCTCGTGGCCCGCCGTCCTCAACCGTGGCAGCGCGTTCCTCACCCAGAAGGCCTTCAACAGCTACCATTCCGAAACGGAGATGCTGCGCTACGTGAAGCGCCTGGAGTCGAAGGATCTCGCGTTGAACGAATCCATGATCGCGCTCGGCTCCTGCACGATGAAGCTCAACGCGACCTCCGAGATGATGCCGCTGAGCTGGCCGGAGGTTTCCTCCATCCACCCCTTCGTCCCCGCCGACCAGAGCCAGGGGTACCGCGAGATGCTGTCCCTGCTGGAGAAGTGGCTGGCCGAGGTGACCGGCTTCGCCGCCGTCTCCCTCCAGCCGAACGCAGGCTCCCAGGGTGAATACGCCGGCTTGCTGGCGATCCGCAACTACCACCTGTCCCGTGGTGACACCCACCGCAACATCTGCCTGATCCCCGTTTCCGCCCACGGCACCAATCCCGCCTCCGCCGTGATGGCCGGGATGAAAGTTGTTGGCGTGAAATGCGACGAGAAGGGCAACATCGACGTGGAGGACCTGATTGCCCGGACCGAAGAGCACCGGGCCAACCTTTCCTGCCTGATGGTCACCTACCCGTCCACCCACGGCGTGTTCGAGGAAACCATCCGCACCATCTGCGACGTGATCCACGACGCGGGCGGCCAGGTCTACATGGACGGCGCGAACATGAACGCGCAGGTGGGACTCACCTCCCCCGGCCTGATCGGCGCGGACGTCTGCCACCTGAACCTGCACAAGACCTTCTGCATCCCCCACGGCGGCGGTGGTCCCGGAGTCGGCCCCATCGGTGTGGCGGAGCAGCTTGTCCCCTTCCTCCCGGGCCATGCCGAACTGGACAACAAATCCGGTGCGGTGTGTTCCGCCCCATGGGGCAGCGCCTCCATCAACACCATCTCCTGGATGTACATCGCCATGATGGGGCCGAACGGCCTGCGCGAAGCGACCGAGGTGGCCATCCTCAATGCGAACTACGTGGCCAGGAAACTCGCCCCCTTCTACCCGGTCCTCTACACCGGCAACCAGGGACTGGTCGCCCACGAATGCATCATCGACGTGCGCCAGCTCTCCGACCAGAGCGGCGTGACCGTGGAGGATGTGGCGAAGCGCCTGATGGACTACGGCTTCCACGCCCCCACCATGAGCTGGCCGGTGACAGGCACGCTGATGATCGAGCCCACGGAATCCGAAGCGAAGACCGAGCTGGACCGCTTCTGCGATGCGATGATCTCCATCCACGGCGAAATCAGCGCGATCATCCGTGGTGAGGCGGACGCGAACGACAACCCGCTGAAACGCGCCCCGCACACGGCGGATGTGGTCTGCGGCGACGACTGGGGCCGCGCCTACCCGCGCGAGCAGGCGGCCTTCCCCCTGTCCTATCTGCGCCAGCACAAGTTCTGGCCGAGCGTCGGCCGCATCGACAACGTCCACGGTGACCGCAACCTCGTCTGCACCTGCGATTCCGTCGAAGCTTACGCCGACAACTGA
- a CDS encoding sugar O-acetyltransferase, translated as MDHRTEKGKMLAGELYFASDQELVSERLRARGLTRAYNATTELEPERRTALLGELLGSLTSETFIEPNFRCDYGYNIHLGRNFYANFDLVILDVCKVRIGENCFMGPRVSIFTATHPLDPVLRATGAESGSPVTIGDNVWIGGGAILNPGVTIGNNVVIASGAVVTKSFGDNVLVGGVPAKVIREIEIPGAD; from the coding sequence ATGGATCACCGGACGGAGAAAGGGAAGATGCTGGCGGGGGAACTTTACTTCGCTTCCGATCAGGAACTGGTCTCGGAGCGCCTGCGCGCGCGGGGCCTCACCCGGGCCTACAACGCTACGACGGAACTGGAGCCGGAACGCCGCACGGCCTTGCTGGGGGAGCTGCTGGGCTCCCTGACATCTGAGACCTTCATCGAGCCGAATTTCCGCTGCGACTACGGATACAACATCCATCTGGGCCGGAATTTCTACGCCAACTTCGATCTGGTGATCCTGGACGTCTGCAAGGTGCGGATCGGGGAGAACTGCTTCATGGGGCCACGGGTGAGCATTTTCACCGCCACCCATCCGCTTGATCCTGTACTCCGTGCGACCGGCGCGGAATCCGGCAGCCCGGTCACCATCGGCGACAACGTGTGGATCGGAGGCGGTGCGATCCTGAATCCCGGGGTCACCATCGGGAACAATGTCGTGATCGCTTCCGGAGCGGTCGTGACAAAGAGTTTCGGCGACAACGTGCTTGTCGGTGGCGTTCCCGCCAAAGTCATCCGGGAAATTGAGATCCCGGGTGCCGACTGA
- the gcvH gene encoding glycine cleavage system protein GcvH, translating into MSIPADLRFSTSHEWVRLEGDIATVGISDHAQEELTDVVFVELPILGRNVDGGDPTAVVESVKAASDIYAPVAGEIIEANGDVESDPSLVNTDPYGKGWIFKLKVKNPAEVESMLTPEAYAAHIS; encoded by the coding sequence ATGAGCATCCCAGCCGATCTCCGTTTCAGCACTTCCCACGAGTGGGTCCGCCTCGAAGGTGACATCGCCACCGTAGGCATCTCCGACCACGCCCAGGAGGAACTCACCGACGTCGTCTTCGTCGAGCTGCCCATCCTTGGCCGCAACGTGGATGGCGGGGATCCGACCGCCGTGGTGGAATCCGTGAAGGCTGCCAGCGACATCTACGCCCCTGTGGCCGGTGAGATCATCGAGGCCAACGGAGATGTCGAATCCGACCCGTCCTTGGTGAACACCGATCCCTACGGCAAGGGCTGGATCTTCAAGCTGAAGGTGAAAAACCCTGCTGAAGTCGAGTCCATGCTGACTCCCGAGGCCTACGCCGCCCACATTTCCTGA